AGATGGTTAGCGATGTAGTTGCGCTCGCAGAAAGCCTTAGTTTTATCCCCCTGCTCGGATGGGACGGCATTGCAACCGACGATGGCATCTGTATTATAGAAGCGAACTACAATCCCGGAATCATGACAGTTCAAGTTGATCACGGTGTATTGGAAGACGAACGCGTCCGGCGATTCTATACCCACTACGGAGTAATATAATGCAATGACGATTCCGAGCGCTGCTAATGTTAAAATATCTCATCTTGCGAGCGACCCGGAATTCACCTTCCACCGATGGGATCCTGACGACGTAAATGTGGTGAGTGAATTCCTGCCAGTTTTTTATGCCGCTTTCGGCACGCCGCAGGTTGCCTCAACTGACATTTTCCTTTGGAAGCACCGGGATAATCCTGCGGGAAAATCCATCGTCTATTTTGCTTGCGAGAATGTCTCTAATAAAGTCGTTGCAGTCCGGACCTTTGTGCCGCGTGTTCTCATTTGTAATGGTGTGTCCTATCCCGGCTACGAAGCATGTGAAGCATCGACGCACCCTAACGTCGCCCGTCGAGGTCTCTTCACGATGCTAATGAAACGCTGTCTCGAGGATGCCGAACTTGCAGGAGGATATTTTCTCTATGGGTATCCCAACTTCAACAGCCGTCCTGGATATTTGAAAGTCGGCGCGCGCGATATCGGCGGCATCAAACTGCTTTTGAAGCCGCTGAATTACCTTAATCTGATTGGCGCGATCTTGCGAGGAAGGAAGCGTCTTGGTCGAATGACGGCGGTAAATGTCAGCGAGGGGAGCAAATCGCAAGTGCGCGACATTCCTCCCGACTTAGGTTCGCTCCTTCAATTAAGGGAAGATTGGCGCGACATTTGGGCGGGGAAAAGGTGGGTTGAATTGCTCGAACATCGTCTTTGGCGCCATCCGTTTCATTCTTACCATCTGATTGATTTCGGTGCCGGCTGCGCGGTCCTTCTACCAGGTATGCGAGGTCCATTGCGCGAAATGAGGATCGTGGACATCTACCTTCGCGACATCGAATCCGCCGCGGTTGGAAACAGACTTGTCAAGGAGATTAAACGTAGATTTCGGATGGACTGCATCACGGCCTATATGACGACCTCGCACCCGCATTATTCAGTCTTGCATTCGGCCGGCTTCCTTCATGCTCCTTCGGATGGATCATTCTATACTTACACATTTAAGAACTGCCCGCCGGAACTTGCAGCGAAGCCTTGGGCTATCAGCGGCCTTGATTACGATACCCAGTGAGCGGTATAGCTTCCAAGAGGCTGCTTGCCGCCGTAGCAGGTCCATTCACCAGATTGTGCGGCGGCAGGATATTCAATTTCCACAGTGTTCATCCAACACATAGACTGGCGCATCGCCCCGATATTTTTCGCCAAGCAGTTGGTCTATTGCTGGCGTCCGGCAGAGAAATCGCCACGATTGCCGAGTTGGGTGATCGTTTGCGGCAGCATGA
This is a stretch of genomic DNA from Calditrichota bacterium. It encodes these proteins:
- a CDS encoding GNAT family N-acetyltransferase, whose translation is MTIPSAANVKISHLASDPEFTFHRWDPDDVNVVSEFLPVFYAAFGTPQVASTDIFLWKHRDNPAGKSIVYFACENVSNKVVAVRTFVPRVLICNGVSYPGYEACEASTHPNVARRGLFTMLMKRCLEDAELAGGYFLYGYPNFNSRPGYLKVGARDIGGIKLLLKPLNYLNLIGAILRGRKRLGRMTAVNVSEGSKSQVRDIPPDLGSLLQLREDWRDIWAGKRWVELLEHRLWRHPFHSYHLIDFGAGCAVLLPGMRGPLREMRIVDIYLRDIESAAVGNRLVKEIKRRFRMDCITAYMTTSHPHYSVLHSAGFLHAPSDGSFYTYTFKNCPPELAAKPWAISGLDYDTQ